In Penaeus monodon isolate SGIC_2016 chromosome 43, NSTDA_Pmon_1, whole genome shotgun sequence, one DNA window encodes the following:
- the LOC119568253 gene encoding sex determination protein fruitless-like: MKLVGPYLLKKESHCTTVLDQLLRDDTYTDVTLTAEGQSLRAHRIVLCLASPYFRQVLSREMNVQSVVLLRDVKFAELRNIINFIYTGEATVDATELESFMRTAEMLEISSLCEGQKCIASRGSQAQGGGGGGSSSSGFTIADFEKLVGAKRTRRGSSSPTPCKSIRLSGEDQSSRCSSAEPSANPLALIKEEPLDSAAPPTGEPADEASKTRDAEPDGADGGGRERRESSGSIGGFASIAGLQKEAPGGEGGEGGEGGAPEIFIATAESSLQAEEAEGAAAGNGPGRCPYCPHLTQKFEGVPMMRHLLVSHPCKPAFPCDSCWRVFVKRASFKSHQQKCQAQSF, encoded by the exons AGCTGGTCGGGCCTTACCTACTGAAGAAGGAATCGCACTGCACGACCGTCCTGGACCAGCTGCTCAGGGATGACACCTACACGGATGTCACGCTCACTGCTGAAGGCCAGAGCTTGAGGGCCCACCGG ATCGTCCTGTGTTTGGCGAGTCCCTATTTCCGCCAAGTCCTGAGTCGCGAAATGAACGTGCAAAGCGTGGTGTTGCTTCGAGACGTAAAGTTTGCCGAACttagaaatataattaatttcatcTACAC AGGCGAGGCCACCGTGGACGCCACAGAGCTGGAATCCTTCATGCGGACGGCCGAGATGCTGGAGATCTCATCGTTGTGCGAAGGCCAGAAGTGCATCGCCAGCCGCGGGTCCCAGgcgcaagggggaggaggaggagggtcttCGAGCTCGGGTTTTACCATCGCCGACTTCGAGAAGCTGGTCGGAGCCAAAAGGACGCGGAGGGGGTCCTCTTCGCCGACGCCGTGCAAGTCCATTAGGCTTTCAG GCGAAGACCAGTCCTCGCGCTGCTCCTCGGCCGAGCCCTCCGCCAACCCGCTGGCGCTCATCAAGGAGGAGCCTCTCGACAGCGCCGCGCCGCCGACGGGGGAGCCGGCCGACGAGGCGTCCAAGACCCGAGACGCGGAGCCCGACGGGGCGGACGGCGGCgggcgggagaggagggagtcGTCGGGATCGATCGGGGGCTTCGCGTCCATCGCCGGCCTGCAGAAGGAGGCgccgggcggcgagggcggcgaggggggcgaggggggcgcgCCGGAAATCTTCATCGCTACGGCGGAGTCCTCGCTgcaggcggaggaggcggagggcgcGGCGGCGGGCAACGGGCCGGGGAG ATGCCCATACTGTCCTCACTTAACACAGAAATTTGAGGGCGTTCCCATGATGCGGCATCTCCTGGTGTCTCACCCTTGCAAGCCGGCCTTCCCCTGCGACTCCTGCTGGAGAGTTTTCGTCAAGAGAGCCAGCTTCAAGAGCCACCAGCAGAAATGCCAAGCCCAGTCGTTTTAA